Below is a genomic region from Citrobacter europaeus.
AACGCAGCTATATCCATTTCTGGCTGCCGGAGTCGTTGGTCGTTGAGGGGAATCAGAACGTAGAAGCGCGTAAAATCGGTATTTATGAAGGCCAGGTCTGGCACAACGATGTTTCGGTGAAGGCCGAGTTTAACGCCGAGCGCTTGAGCGATTTAAACCATCCCAACGTCAGCGTCGGCAAACCGTTTATTGTAGTTGGTGTGGGTGATGCGCGCGGGATTGGCGTGGTAAAAGCGCCACAGGTCAATGGCACGTCGCTGGTCGTTGAGCCGGGGACGGGGTTGGATGGACGTGCGCAGGGAATTCACATTCCGCTACCTGACGCGGGCTGGGCGGAGCAAAATCTGAGCCTGGTGTTGTCGCTCAATTTGAGCGGTACCGGCGATTTCTCCGTCGTACCGGTTGGGCGTAACAGTGAAATGACCTTAACCAGCAACTGGCCGCATCCCAACTTTCTTGGGGACTTTCTTCCGGCTAAGCGCGAAATCAGTGAATCAGGATTCAAGGCCCAGTGGCAAAGCAGTTGGTTTGCCAATAACCTCGGCGAGCGCTTTGATGGCGAAAAAATTGGCTGGGAGGGCATGCCTGCGTTTAGCGTCGCCGTCGCCACGCCAGCAGATCAGTATCAGTTAACGGACAGGGCAACAAAATATGCCATCCTGCTGATTGTGCTGACCTTTATGTCTTTCTTCGTGCTTGAGAGCATGACCAGTCTGCGTCTGCACCCGATGCAGTATCTGCTGGTGGGGTTATCGCTGGTGATGTTTTATCTGCTTCTGCTGGCGCTGTCAGAACACATTGGTTTTACGGCGGCGTGGATAACGGCAAGCCTGGTTGGCGCGTTAATGAACGGGGTGTATTTGCAGGCGATATTGCAGGGCTGGCGGAACAGTATTTTGTTCACCGTGGCGCTACTGGCGCTGGATGGCGTGATGTGGGTGCTGCTGCGTTCACAGGACAGCTCTTTACTGCTGGGTACCGGTGTGCTGTTGTTTGCGCTGTGTGGGGTGATGTTCCTGACGCGTAATCTTGACTGGCACTCGCTGGCGCAGCCAAAACCAAAACCGTCAGAACTTCCGGCATCTCAGCCTGAGCAGAGTGACGCGTTTCGCTTATGGAAATAGACCCGTAGAGAAATGAAAAACGGCGCATAACGCGCCGTTTTTTTTACCCATCAGAATTGAATTAATCCTGCAGGTCGCCGCAGAAACGGTAGCCTTCACCGTGAATGGTGGCGATGATTTCTGGCGTATCCGGCGTTGATTCGAAATGTTTACGAATGCGGCGGATCGTCACGTCAACGGTACGGTCATGCGGCTTCAGTTCGCGACCGGTCATTTTTTTCAGCAGTTCTGCGCGAGACTGGATTTTGCCCGGATTCTCACAGAAGTGAAGCATGGCACGGAATTCGCTGCGCGGCAGTT
It encodes:
- the creD gene encoding cell envelope integrity protein CreD encodes the protein MFKSPLFWKIVTLGGAILLLLIPLTMVRQIIVERSDYRDDVEDAIRQSTSGPQKMVGPLIAVPVTELYTSLEDGKEVQRKRSYIHFWLPESLVVEGNQNVEARKIGIYEGQVWHNDVSVKAEFNAERLSDLNHPNVSVGKPFIVVGVGDARGIGVVKAPQVNGTSLVVEPGTGLDGRAQGIHIPLPDAGWAEQNLSLVLSLNLSGTGDFSVVPVGRNSEMTLTSNWPHPNFLGDFLPAKREISESGFKAQWQSSWFANNLGERFDGEKIGWEGMPAFSVAVATPADQYQLTDRATKYAILLIVLTFMSFFVLESMTSLRLHPMQYLLVGLSLVMFYLLLLALSEHIGFTAAWITASLVGALMNGVYLQAILQGWRNSILFTVALLALDGVMWVLLRSQDSSLLLGTGVLLFALCGVMFLTRNLDWHSLAQPKPKPSELPASQPEQSDAFRLWK